In the genome of Oncorhynchus gorbuscha isolate QuinsamMale2020 ecotype Even-year linkage group LG05, OgorEven_v1.0, whole genome shotgun sequence, the window TCCtgttcccaactgttacccctcccacaTAAAATGAACCATTTGCTGCAACAATGTTGGTTATAGCCTACCGTATAACCCAGAACATGCTAGAAGCCCAGCCTGCCACTGTGATCTATTCATATCAGAACCAAATATTAGAATGAATGTAGTTTAATTAGGTCATTCACATTCAGTCTTTATCAGTGTTTGAACAGATTTGCAATGGAGGGCTGGGGGATACGTGTGAAGGAAATTGTGTTTATTTTCATAGGTCACAGATTTCTCACTCATCATATACAatagactgcacacacacacacacacacacactgctacctcAACTGCATGTAACCTTCTCTTCTTGGACAACAAAGTGGCCTGTACTCCCAGGTGTGGAACTGAGCCCTGACTGTTTGTGTGGACACAACGCTTCACAGTGCATAGAGCTGCGACTCCGGTGCCAGAGGTCAGTTCAGGATTAGGCTCCGTGCTATATCCtcccagacagggagggagtaaCTTAGTCACAGCTATAGACTTACATTTGTCGATATGGTGCAAACTAATTATAAACAATGAATTAGCTGAGCCATTGTATGTAATTACATGGAGATTTACGCACCTCAAAATATTAACTTGAATTTACTGATTACAATCATTAAAATAGCCCACTGCCTTGCAGCTCCTGTGGGTGTAGATAGACTACATTGCTCAAGTGCCAGGTGTTTCTAATGAACTCTTGCCAGGTCCCTACACTGACATTTGGTTTAGGATTATAAAACTGGACACAATCTCATGTTATGCTGCCATATTGCAAGGCACAAGGATCTCATATTTTGTGTACTAACGGATGACTGGAACCCCATATGCCCTTTCATGCTCTTATTGTCTGTGTAGCAATCCATGGAGGCACAGAAGCGGATCTCTGGGTACAGTGACACTCAGGAGGAACTGGAGAGGATGTCGGCCGTCAAGGGTGAACTGGACGAAATGAAGGCACGCTCTCTGGACGACGTGTCTGAAATGGTGACTATACCAGGGGATCGGAGTCACTGTCTGAGTAGCATGTCACTTTACCACAGGGACAGATCTTTACCCACTCCAGACAACCCCCATACTCAGTCACAGGATCATGCTCATTGCCTTCAGTTGCTTGTCCAGATGCACAATTTGTTTTACAAGAACCTTCCTTGTCTGACTGCTGTTTTGTTTGTGTCATTGATTACTTAGCATTGATTTTgtgtctttgaaaccttgaaatACCCCTCATGCATTTTTCAACTGTCCTTTGTGCTTGTATTGTCaagggggttctgggtgagtcagcatcaaactcacTCAGAACCCCCTGTTGGCCACATGTTTGTCTTAACTTTTTTCCTTAACTTTTTTTCCTCTTCCCAGCAttgggcgctagtcgattcaggcgcagctgggaactttatggatcgcggactcacccttaagttaggggttccgctggtgccgatagattctgctttccccgtgcactccctagatagccggccattagggtcagggatggtcagggagaccacagttccactggacatggtgacgcaggggaatcatagggagctTATCAGTCTTTAAattattgattcgcctgcgtttccagtggtgctagggagtccctggctggcccggcacaatcctaaaattttgtggagacagggggttctccaggggtggtcagaggagtgttctggaaggtgtttgggagtttccatcggtgccacgtcggtggaaagtccagaccagggttccacggtgtgcATTCTCCCCGAGTATGCCaatttggcaatcgctttcagtaaagtgaaagtgactaaattaccaccttatcgaccgggccgcggcttttgtggagcgatgggtaatgacgcttcgtgggtgactgttgttgatgtgtgcagagggtccctagttcgcgcccgggtatgggagtggggacggtctaaagttatactgttacacgtaattggccgactccgaccacggtaaaagaGGTGCAGCGTTTTTGGCCagatagcggctcccattacctcactgctgaagggggaccCGGTGCggttacagtggtcagcagaggcggacggagctttcaacaagttgaaggcgctgttcaatgatgcgcccgtgttggcgcatccggacccctctctagcgttcatagtggaggtggacgcgtccgagactggggtgggtgccgtgctatcacaactccgcccctgcgctttcttctcaaggagctctgaaggtgtggagacagtggcttgagggggctaagcacccctttctcatctggaccgaccaccagaatctggagtatattcaggcagctaggagacttaacccacgtcaggcaaggtgggccatattcTTCACCCGGTTTCCGGTTTACATTGtcttatagaccgggctcccagaacgtaAAGGCTGACGCACTGTCCTGCCTTTACGACACGGAGGATAGGTCCTGATAcattccctgggctgaaatggcccagaattcactacgccactcctctactaatgtgtccccttttcagtatgtgttggggtaccagccggtcctggcaccatggcatccgagccagaccgaAGCTCCTGGAGGTCCGTCCAGGAATCTCTCCAACAAGCGAGTGGACGccagaagaggagtgctgaccgccaccgcagtgaggcccccttGTTTGTACCGgaggacagggtctggctctcgacccgaaacctgcccctccgtttgccctgccggaagctgggtccgcagtgtgtagggccctttaaagtcctgaggagaataaacgaggtgtgttatcgattacaactcccttcctattatcgtattaacctctcgtttcatgtgtctctcctcaggccggtggtagctggtcccctgcaggacagtgaggtgccggaggtccctccccccgcctctggacatcgaggggtctcCGGCGTATACGATACGGGACATTCTGGACTCAAGAcaccgggtgaggggcctgcagtaccttgtggactgggaggggtacggtccggaggagaggtgctgggtaccggtgggggacatcttggatccatcaatgttgagggatttccatcgcctccatccggatcgccctgcacctcgtcctccggggcgACCTTGAGGCCGGTGTCGGCGCACTGCGGGAGCCACGCGtcgggggggtactgtcacgagtccgaccgagggtggcttCCCATTCCggtcgggtggtgctcggcggtcgtcgtcatcggcctattagctgccactgattgtctttcctccccctccttatatGTTTATTGTTAGCACCTGTTCGTGAAtcattagttgggctttattagacagccggccggcccgcctgtttctttgtgcgggatta includes:
- the LOC124036180 gene encoding uncharacterized protein LOC124036180 isoform X1 yields the protein MEAQKRISGYSDTQEELERMSAVKGELDEMKARSLDDVSEMYVLGYQPVLAPWHPSQTEAPGGPSRNLSNKRVDARRGVLTATAVRPPCLYRRTGSGSRPETCPSVCPAGSWVRSVPVVAGPLQDSEVPEVPPPASGHRGVSGVYDTGHSGLKTPGEGPAVPCGLGGVRSGGEVLGTGGGHLGSINVEGFPSPPSGSPCTSSSGATLRPVSAHCGSHASGGYCHESDRGWLPIPVGWCSAVVVIGLLAATDCLSSPSLYVYC